A genomic window from Carassius auratus strain Wakin chromosome 45, ASM336829v1, whole genome shotgun sequence includes:
- the LOC113062681 gene encoding proteoglycan 4-like — protein sequence MLPADENPKEGPSSVAPTEGLTSTALEEGPASTVAKEGPTTTAPTEGPASTVPTQGPSGIVSTEVRTSTATTEVPASTAPTEGPASTKGPASTVPTEGPTSKGPTKGTSETMPTEGPTSIAPTEGLASTALTGGPTSTVPTEGPTSTAPTEGLSGKVPTEGHTSTASTEGPASTAPTEDPASTEGPTSTVPTEGSTSIAPTEGPVSTVLTEGPASTLPTEDPASTEPTEGPASTVLTGGPTSTAPTEVHASIVLTEGPSSIAPTEGPASTVLTEGPTSTEGPTSIAPTEDPASTVPTEGLSIIAPTEGPASTVLTEGPTSTEGPTSIAPTEGPASTVPTEGPTSTAPTEGPESTVPTEGPTSTGPTKGPSETVPNEGPTRTAPTEDPASTVPTEGPSSTMPTEGPTSTALTEGPTSTVPTEGSASTAPTEGTSGTVPTEGPTSTAPTEGPASTLLREGHTSTAPTEGPESTVPTEGPTSTGTTKGPSETVPNEGPTSTAPTEDPASTVPTEGPASTVPTEGPTSTAPTEGPTSSVPTKGSASTVLTEGLTNTAPTEGPASTVPTEGPTSTAPTEGTSGTVPTEGLTSTAPTEGPASTVPTEGPTSTAPTEGPTSSVPTKGPASTLVREGHTSTTPKEGPRSTVPTEGPTSTAPTECPSVTVQNEGPSTASKEDPTSTVPTEGPTSTAPTEGPTSTVPAEYSVTETTTKAQNENPKELSSVKVLRSTPAPNKTPSSPVPVKPTKNPTRPSMEKNDKSEQKDTHNDPSGIATIRPAEKPLNATSDKNGKTDSIKDYQADDYDTNLCSGRPISGLTTLRNGTIVVFRGHYFWTLDKHRNPDPPQLITSVWGIPSPIDTVYTSCNCQGKTYFFKGKNHWRFENAVMDSGFPKPISTDFGQIGHITAALPIPKYRSRKESVIFFKRGGMAQKYTYQITPNCGTKTRIPMLTVRTRARRQAAAALGQVINISKTWRGFPTMVTSAVSVPSRVKEGYKYYVFTQNNYYSIKMEGERPVILKPATGPKENSAASFFKCPETQKN from the exons ATGCTCCCTGCTGATGAGAATCCAAAAGAAGGTCCATCAAGCGTAGCACCAACAGAAGGTCTGACTAGCACAGCACTAGAAGAAGGTCCTGCAAGCACAGTGGCAAAAGAAGGTCCTACTACCACAGCACCAACAGAAGGTCCTGCAAGTACAGTGCCAACACAAGGTCCTTCAGGGATAGTGTCAACAGAAGTTCGTACTAGCACAGCAACAACAGAAGTTCCTGCAAGCACAGCACCAACAGAAGGTCCTGCAAGCACAAAAGGGCCTGCAAGCACAGTGCCAACAGAAGGTCCTACTAGCAAAGGGCCAACCAAAGGTACTTCAGAGACAATGCCAACAGAAGGTCCTACTAGCATAGCACCAACAGAAGGTCTTGCAAGCACAGCGTTAACAGGAGGTCCTACTAGCACAGTGCCAACAGAAGGTCCTACTAGCACAGCACCAACAGAAGGTCTTTCAGGGAAAGTGCCAACAGAAGGTCATACTAGCACAGCATCAACAGAAGGTCCTGCAAGCACAGCGCCAACAGAAGATCCTGCAAGCACAGAAGGTCCTACAAGCACAGTGCCAACAGAAGGTTCTACTAGCATAGCACCAACAGAAGGTCCTGTAAGCACAGTGCTAACAGAAGGTCCTGCAAGCACATTGCCAACAGAAGATCCTGCAAGCACAGAACCAACGGAAGGTCCTGCAAGCACAGTGCTAACAGGAGGTCCTACTAGCACAGCACCAACAGAAGTTCATGCAAGCATAGTGCTAACAGAAGGTCCTTCTAGCATAGCACCAACAGAAGGTCCTGCAAGCACAGTGCTAACAGAAGGTCCTACTAGCACAGAAGGTCCTACTAGCATAGCACCAACAGAAGATCCTGCAAGCACAGTGCCAACAGAAGGTCTTTCTATCATAGCACCAACAGAAGGTCCTGCAAGCACAGTGCTAACAGAAGGTCCTACTAGCACAGAAGGTCCTACTAGCATAGCACCAACAGAAGGTCCTGCGAGCACAGTGCCAACAGAAGGTCCTACTAGCACAGCACCAACAGAAGGTCCTGAAAGCACAGTGCCAACAGAAGGTCCTACTAGCACAGGGCCAACCAAAGGTCCTTCAGAGACAGTGCCAAATGAAGGTCCTACTAGGACAGCACCAACAGAAGATCCTGCAAGCACAGTGCCAACAGAAGGTCCTTCAAGCACAATGCCAACAGAAGGTCCTACTAGCACAGCACTAACAGAAGGTCCTACTAGCACAGTACCAACAGAAGGTTCTGCAAGCACAGCGCCAACCGAAGGAACTTCAGGGACAGTGCCAACAGAAGGTCCTACTAGCACAGCACCAACAGAAGGTCCTGCAAGCACATTGCTAAGAGAAGGTCATACTAGCACAGCACCAACAGAAGGTCCTGAAAGCACAGTGCCAACAGAAGGTCCTACTAGCACAGGGACAACCAAAGGTCCTTCAGAGACAGTGCCAAATGAAGGTCCTACTAGCACAGCACCAACAGAAGATCCTGCAAGCACAGTGCCAACAGAAGGTCCTGCAAGCACAGTGCCGACAGAAGGTCCTACTAGCACAGCACCAACAGAAGGTCCTACTAGCTCAGTACCAACAAAAGGTTCTGCAAGCACAGTGCTGACAGAAGGTCTTACTAACACAGCACCAACAGAAGGTCCTGCAAGCACAGTGCCAACAGAAGGCCCTACTAGCACAGCGCCAACCGAAGGAACTTCAGGGACAGTGCCAACAGAAGGTCTGACTAGCACAGCACCAACAGAAGGTCCTGCAAGCACAGTGCCGACAGAAGGTCCTACTAGCACAGCACCAACAGAAGGTCCTACTAGCTCAGTACCAACAAAAGGTCCTGCAAGCACATTGGTAAGAGAAGGTCATACTAGCACAACACCAAAAGAAGGTCCTCGAAGCACAGTGCCAACCGAAGGTCCTACTAGCACAGCGCCAACCGAATGTCCTTCAGTGACAGTACAAAATGAAGGTCCTAGCACAGCATCAAAAGAAGATCCTACTAGCACAGTGCCAACGGAAGGCCCTACAAGCACAGCACCAACCGAAGGTCCTACTAGCACAGTACCAGCAGAATATTCTGTCACTGAAACGACTACCAAGGCACAGAATGAAAACCCAAAGGAACTCTCATCTGTCAAGGTCCTTAGATCTACCCCTGCTCCAAATAAGACACCATCCTCTCCTGTTCCAGTGAAACCAACAAAAAATCCTACTCGACCTAGTATGGAGAAGAATGACAAATCTGAACAAAAGGACACTCACAATGATCCTAGTGGCATTGCTACAATCAGACCAGCAGAAAAACCTCTTAATGCTACCTCAGACAAGAATGGCAAAACAGATAGTATTAAAGATTATCAAGCTG ATGATTATGACACTAACCTCTGCAGTGGTCGTCCAATCAGTGGTTTGACAACTCTCAGAAATGGTACCATTGTGGTGTTCAGAG GACATTATTTTTGGACACTGGACAAACATAGAAATCCTGATCCACCTCAGTTAATTACAAGTGTGTGGGGAATTCCATCTCCCATCGACACGGTTTACACCAGCTGCAACTGCCAGGGCAAAACCTACTTCTTCAAG GGAAAGAACCACTGGAGGTTTGAGAATGCTGTGATGGATTCTGGCTTTCCCAAACCCATCAGCACAGACTTTGGACAGATTGGTCATATCACAGCTGCTTTACCTATACCTAAGTACAGAAGCAGAAAAGAGTCTGTAATCTTCTTCAAAAGAG GTGGGATGGCGCAAAAGTACACATATCAGATTACTCCAAATTGTGGGACAAAGACAAGAATTCCTATGCTGACAGTGAGGACGAGAGCCAGACGACAAGCTG CTGCAGCTCTGGGTCAAGTGATCAATATCTCAAAGACCTGGAGGGGATTTCCGACCATGGTGACCTCAGCCGTGTCTGTACCCTCAAGGGTGAAAGAGGGATACAAGTATTATGTATTCACTCAAA ACAATTATTACAGCATCAAAATGGAAGGAGAAAGACCAGTGATCCTCAAACCTGCTACAGGTCCAAAGGAAAACTCTGCAGCCAGCTTCTTTAAATGCCCAGAAACCCAGAAAAACTGA